DNA sequence from the Cyprinus carpio isolate SPL01 chromosome A9, ASM1834038v1, whole genome shotgun sequence genome:
TCTGGGCGTCTGCACGAagctggggagagaaagagagcgggagaagATCAGTATTACGAAgactgtgagtacattggattgctTAGATTGGTTGTCTTATATCTGGATGAGAAAAAGAGCGGGAGAGAAGATCAGTATCACGAAgactgtgagtacattggattgctTACATATCATTGCTCATACTTGGATATGGATAACTAATATCTGTTGGAGTGATCAACAGCTTGTTGAGCGGCCCCATCGTTGGAGGACGAGACGAGTGGGTGAGCCGAAGTAGAGCGTGGGTGAATGGATGTTATTTGGCTGTGGCCACACCGTAAAGTTTGGAGCACTTACCGTGACAGCGACTGCAAATTCCTCCAGGACGAAATCCGACCGGGTGTGGAGTACCGaccttaaaaatcactgaagtgtgtgtagtgcagtgggtgagtctGTCTTTGACGTGTGTGCACTAAAGCTTTGCAGTGCTGTGCCGTGTCCCTGTTGTCTGTACTTGCCCTCCAGGCCGAGAAAAGTTCCTGTTGGAAAGAACGTAGGCTGCCGTGGCGGTGCCCACCTATCCCACCTACGCCCGCCTATAACTCCGTTCTCCGGACCCAGCTCGAAGGTGAAGTGTGAAAGCAAAACAAGGTATTGTGCGGATATTGTGGGGAAAGCTACtgaccttgaatacgccctgtaaagcccagcgtgaagatacagttacttgttgaatacttacctgtctgtacgagctaaaagctattgcccttgaatacgccctgtaagcccagcgtgaagatacagccacttgttgaatacttacctctctgtacgagctaaaagctattgcccttgaatacgccctgtaaagcccagcgtgaagatacagttacTTGTTGCATACTTACCtctctgtacgagctaaaagctattgcccttaaatacgccctgtaaagcccagcgtgaagatacagttacttgttgaatacttacctgtctgtacgagctaaaagctattgcccttgaatacgccctgtaaagcccagcgtgaagatacagccacttgttgaatacttacctctctgtacgagctaaaagctattgcccttgaatacgccctgtaaagcccagcgtgaagatacagttacttgttgaatacttacctgtctgtacgagctaaaagctattgcccttgaataagctctgtaagcccagcgtgaagacTACTTCACTTGTTGAATACTCACCTGTTTGTACGAGCTAAAAAGCTACtgaccttgaatacgccctgtaaagcccagtgTGAAGATACAgctacttgttgaatacttacccgCCTGCACGAGTTAAAAGGCCATTGCTCTGGAACCCGCTCAGTAAGCCTAGTGTGAAGAGTCAGTCACCTTGCTCAATATCTATCTGTGATAAGAGTAAAAAGTTACTCGCTTCTGATATACCGGTGGACATCCAGGGGCATGGCCTAGTTACCTTGCTACATCCTTACCGTTGTTCCTTACCTGTGCCCTCAGGGATTTGGGTGTTACCTTATATCTACCTAGGAGGTCTATGGGAGTGGAGGAGCTGTCTAGACGCTGGTGAAGTACAACCCAAAGAAGCTAGGAACCAGGCATTCTTCGTTTTACCCATTACTCATTGTGTGTTCTTGTTGCCTTCAGGAGAAGAGAAGGGCGCCACGGGAAATCAAGCAGTTAAGGAAGGACTTAGGATTAGTCAGGAGACTGGTGGAAGTTCTGGGAAAGGACGGAAGAGCCCttgcccccccccctcccctggTGATTACTTACCAAAGACCTCCAGAGTTCTCAGGCCCAGTCCACTCCTGTCAAGAGACGAAAATCAAAGTTTTAGATTCCCCTTTTCTCCTTTCCtagattacctttttaaataatttaaataaagttgttttaaattcccTTAACTTATCTTGTGTGTCTGGTCCTTGGGGTGatcttgggacctcctcgaggtggaagtcgggaaggggcgtgactcgcaacacctgtggtccgctccgacctgtgacagattttggcgtagtcggcaggattcCACCTCGAGTGGAGCGACCAAGGTCCCCCAATGGCCGACAACGAGCTGCCAGGAGTCCCGCCCCGAGTCATGCCTGTGTTTATGGGAAACCCATGGGTCCAGAAATATGGCGGCACCGAATCAGAGGTGAGACTATCTGAATGGAGAGCCCAGATTGAGTATTTGGCCGGGCTTCAAGGGTTGAGTGCAGCCCAACAGCTACAGTTTGTACTGAACTCCTTGGAAGGGGAAGCGCAGCGCGAAGTCCAGGCCGCCCCGGAAGCTGTGCGGTCTACGGCCCAGTCCGTCTTTAACTTTCTGTCCGAGCAATACGGAGACACCACCCCCGTTGCCGTCCTCCGAGCTCAGTTCTTTAGTTGCAAACAAGGACCCCGGCAGCCTATACGAGCCTATGCACTACGACTTCGGGAGCAGCTCACCAGATTGCAAAAATGTCCAGATCACGGCCTGGAGGATGGAGAGATCCTTCTGAGGGATCAGTTCCTACTAGGACTGCGGGAAGGCCCAGTGCGGCAGAGCCTACGGGTACAGTTCCGAAGAGATCCTGAACTGACGTTTGAAGATCTGAAGAAGGAGGCAGTTGCCTTAGAGCTCGACCAGGTTGAGGTTAAAGATTCCCCTGTGTGTGCGGCCGTAAGAAGTAGTGCAGCTGCCCCTCCCGAAGTGGATTGGAAACAGACATTAAGGACCGAGCTCATGAAGGATGTCCGTGAACAGATGAAAGAGCTGTCTAAAACGCTGTTGGAGGAATTGCGGCAGGGGGCCCCCTAGCCAGGAGGTAAGGCACGCCCCTCGAGAGCGAGCGTATTCCGATGGTGGCCGGGACCCGGGGAGACGATTGAGTCGGCCGGCTCGCCCACGCTTTGAATGGGACGAACAGGGGCGGCCCATCTGCAACCGTTGTGGGGAGGCCGGACATTACAGCCGACAGTGCGGACCTCGAAGAGGCTCGATGGGGGGTTTTTAGGACGACCGGCCACAGTGGGTCATGTGGTCGGGCCCCCTTTAGAAGACCCATCTCGAACAACGGATTCGAAGGGCGGATTGATTGGACGGAGTCCGGTGGTGGAAGCGAAGGTATGCGGTGTTTAAAATATCCTGTTTGGTGGACACTGGATCCCAGGTCACCTTGTTTTCTGAAAGCCTGTCACGAGAAGTATTTGGCCAACGGAGTATGAAAGGAAGCGACCCCTCATGGCTGACCTTAAAGGGGGCAAATGGATTGGACATCCCGTACATCGGGTATGTTGTGGCTGATGTAGAGATTCGTGGAATCGTTGTACCCCAGAAGGGGATTGTGGTAGTCCAGGATCACTGCTTGGGGACTCATCGAGCCCTGCTGGGGATGAATGTGATCGCCGAGTGCTGGGAAGAATTGTTTCAGGCAAGGCCTGTGAAGACGATCCCCCTGGCAGAACAACAAGAATGGAGGCGAATTGTTGCTGACTGCCGTCGAATTCAGACGGCGAGGGTACGGATGGACCGAGAGGACATCGGTCGAGTGGCCTGCCGATATGCCCTCTCTATACCTGCGAGGAGTGAGGCCCTCGTATGGGTGAGGGTTCCCCAGCAAGATTATGGGCCTGAAGGCTGGGTGTTAGTTGAGCCCCACCTAGACTGTCAGAATGTGGAGGTGGCCCGGGGATTGGCGGTGGTCCGCCGAGGAAGAGTCCCAGTGAAGGTGCGAAATGAGAGTCCTTACCCAATCCAGCTGCACCGGCATCAAAGGTTAGCCAGAGTAACGACAGTCGGCCCCCATCAAGTGCGGGAAGAAAGGGACGTAAGTTTTCGACAGGTCTGCCCCACCGTGGTCGAGGTTGCCTTGACTCAGGCGGATGTACCCCCGAAGAAGGCGGGTGAGGGAGTGCCTGGCCATTTTATGAATGAGTCCTTAAGAGGGGAGGGGTTACAGGAAGCCCAGACTCGGAAGTTGGAGGAG
Encoded proteins:
- the LOC122146122 gene encoding uncharacterized protein LOC122146122 codes for the protein MADNELPGVPPRVMPVFMGNPWVQKYGGTESEVRLSEWRAQIEYLAGLQGLSAAQQLQFVLNSLEGEAQREVQAAPEAVRSTAQSVFNFLSEQYGDTTPVAVLRAQFFSCKQGPRQPIRAYALRLREQLTRLQKCPDHGLEDGEILLRDQFLLGLREGPVRQSLRVQFRRDPELTFEDLKKEAVALELDQVEVKDSPVCAAVRSSAAAPPEVDWKQTLRTELMKDVREQMKELSKTLLEELRQGAP